The Podospora pseudocomata strain CBS 415.72m chromosome 1 map unlocalized CBS415.72m_1, whole genome shotgun sequence genome has a segment encoding these proteins:
- a CDS encoding uncharacterized protein (antiSMASH:Cluster_1): MMYRNTILTLLAGASSVTAAMDPINNAILRARQLQDSIPTSTGSVFRTRTVDACISTLTSLSSSAPTPPPEVLEYELSQQLERLKTATAAMGPLVEDVADISSVCSSAFDEDRTRTATTYYPPATVIGSEEYDRYRTSALSWYSSLRPVVSEAAQTCSLKWPREVGLLWLAFIDNEEDCFKAYSLVLGITATEPATEIITRTRTVPTETEASTTGTGIPAEETETEEPAEETGTSTSASTAGAARETGYMVAVVAAAAGVAGMMGAM; the protein is encoded by the coding sequence ATGATGTATcgcaacaccatcctcaccctcctggCGGGAGCATCAtccgtcaccgccgccatggatcccatcaacaacgccatCCTCCGCGCCCGTCAGCTCCAAGACAGcatcccaacctccacggGGTCCGTTTTTAGAACCCGCACAGTGGACGCCTGCATcagcaccctcacctccctcagcagcagcgcccCCACCCCGCCCCCCGAAGTCCTCGAGTACGAATTGAGCCAGCAGTTAGAACGTTTGAAAACCGCGACAGCCGCCATGGGCCCTCTAGTCGAAGACGTTGCAGATATATCATCGGTTTGCTCTAGCGCCTTTGACGAAGACAGGACCAGGACTGCCACCACCTATTACCCCCCTGCAACTGTTATCGGCAGCGAAGAATACGATAGATACCGAACATCGGCTCTTTCCTGGTATTCTTCGCTCCGTCCTGTTGTATCCGAGGCTGCGCAGACATGTTCGCTGAAGTGGCCCCGGGAGGTGGGTCTGCTTTGGTTGGCGTTCATTGACAATGAAGAAGATTGTTTCAAGGCGTACAGCCTTGTGTTGGGGATTACCGCCACGGAGCCCGCCACGGAGATTATCACACGGACACGCACTGTTCCCACTGAGACGGAGGCTTCGACCACAGGGACGGGGATACCTGCTGAGGAGACCGAAACTGAGGAACCTGCCGAGGAGACGGGGACGTCGACGAGCGCCAGTACTGCTGGCGCTGCCAGGGAGACTGGGTATatggttgctgtggtggccGCTGcggctggtgttgctggcaTGATGGGCGCTATGTAA
- a CDS encoding uncharacterized protein (antiSMASH:Cluster_1) yields MVDTRNGLDWLTVVVVKDGCGSGKVSTGSYMTRCTDWSLEGIGVAGLLPLIQHQVVGLQWADMTPPHGDDIDFEMGCAPDTSLGFLMLRMI; encoded by the exons ATGGTTGATACCCGAAATGGTCTCGATTGgctgacggtggtggttgtaaAGGATGGTTGTGGTAGTGGTAAAGTATCCACTGGATCATACAT GACAAGATGTACCGACTGGTCTTTGGAAGGGATCGGTGTAGCGGGCCTCCTGCCATTGATACAACACCAGGTTGTTGGCCTGCAATGGGCAGATATGACTCCACCACATGGGGATGACATCGACTTTGAGATGGGGTGCGCCCCTGACACTTCCCTGGGGTTCCTCATGTTGAGGATGATTTGA
- a CDS encoding uncharacterized protein (antiSMASH:Cluster_1), which yields MTLLHTEKSKTVLDLYELLMKLINGAIEGFADAGNVKANLKSLYGAHNAFTLTFTIATGIQRVFGFFTTWFAIYNPPIHKNDSRNRHKIIISSHWIASIVSALLGLLSGISGSSMASIATNQIQVCKDRPPTDQYNHVVTVEDV from the exons ATGACCCTGCTTCACACAGAGAAGTCCAAAACTGT TCTCGACCTCTACGAGCTGTTAATGAAACTCATTAACGGCGCGATTGAGGGCTTCGCCGATGCCGGGAATGTGAAGGCCAACCTGAAGTCCTTGTACGGTGCCCACAACGCCTTCACCTTGACGTTCACCATTGCCACTGGCATCCAAAGAGTCTTCGGGTTCTTCACCACTTGGTTCGCGATTTACAACCCACCCATTCATAAAAATGACAGCAGAAACCGTCACAAGATCATCATATCGTCGCACTGGATTGCTTCGATTGTATCTGCGCTGTTGGGGCTATTGAGCGGCATCTCAGGTTCTAGCATGGCATCCATCGCGACAAACCAAATCCAGGTGTGTAAAGACCGCCCACCCACTGACCAGTACAACCACGTTGTTACTGTAGAGGACGTTTAA
- a CDS encoding uncharacterized protein (COG:O; MEROPS:MER0093133; EggNog:ENOG503NZ56; antiSMASH:Cluster_1) produces MKIPTNTVLLFAAWAAPRASIKGVPDVLTKSAQDVIQAAGASASCEWFTQPIDHSNPELGTWQQLYCVNPAKWGGPGSPVVLMTPGETPIWGSITPSRGYSFLDNTTMTGLYAQAIGAATVVIEHRYFGGSSPYDGFDAETLQYLTMDQAAMDMVNFAQNVVFPFEDGKTSVATKVPWVWFGTSYAATLGSWIEHTYPGVFYAFHLSSAIVQANTENWYYYDTIRKGIDSYRGDTRCTVALNEVSEYVDKYLLASNRNETEVQALKLLFGASFPIEDDDFAYAIATPFRYWQETNGYHDILEMCDAIVGSNESEENDVLGTVPGSVGNYAAYFRMNFRQSTCEYLNTWGQEDPLWCLNTHYEWNPYFIARTLGNPWRTWYWFLCNEPIASWATGAPKESLSMVSRKIDAQYWQRQCELHFPATHGEKYGSAKGKTPTTLNEETGGWLRNSTRVIWTSGEFDPWRGTSMSSEIRTGGVLQSTDSVSVFLIKNAVHGDDAFTTRALGNLNIKPNPEVVKVQEQSVLIVKKWVAEYYAKQSSQK; encoded by the exons ATGAAGATACCCACGAATACAGTGCTCCTATTTGCAGCATGGGCTGCACCGAGAGCATCAATCAAGGGTGTGCCGGACGTTCTGACCAAGTCTGCCCAAGACGTCATCCAGGCCGCTGGCGCCAGCGCATCTTGCGAGTGGTTCACCCAACCGATAGATCACAGCAACCCTGAGCTTGGAACATGGCAGCAATTATATTGCGTAAACCCTGCCAAATGGGGAGGCCCCGGGTCGCCCGTGGTTCTCATGACTCCTGGCGAGACCCCAATCTGGGGGTCCATCACGCCCAGCCGAGGTTACAGCTTTCTGGATAACACAACCATGACCGGATTATACGCACAGGCCATTGGGGCGGCAACCGTTGTGATCGAGC ACCGATACTTTGGCGGATCTTCGCCGTACGATGGCTTCGATGCCGAGACTCTACAGTATCTCACAATGGACCAAGCAGCCATGGACATGGTCAACTTTGCCCAGAATGTTGTCTTCCCTTTCGAAGACGGCAAAACAAGTGTGGCTACTAAGGTGCCGTGGGTTTGGTTTGGGACATCCTACGCGGCAACGCTGGGCAGCTGGATTGAACACACCTATCCTGGCGTATTTTACGCGTTCCATCTTAGCAGTGCTATCGTGCAAGCAAACACCGAGAACTGGTACTACTACGACACTATCCGAAAAGGAATCGATTCTTACAGGGGAGACACACGCTGCACTGTTGCGTTGAATGAGGTTTCAGAATATGTCGACAAGTACTTGCTGGCTTCGAACCGGAACGAGACGGAAGTGCAGGCGCTCAAGCTATTGTTCGGCGCGTCATTCCCgattgaggatgacgacTTTGCCTA TGCTATTGCGACGCCGTTCCGCTACTGGCAAGAAACCAACGGTTACCACGATATCTTGGAGATGTGCGATGCTATCGTCGGCTCAAATGAGTCGGAAGAAAACGACGTTCTGGGAACTGTTCCTGGCTCTGTCGGGAACTACGCTGCATACTTTAGGATGAATTTCAGACAGTCAA CTTGCGAGTATCTCAACACCTGGGGACAGGAGGATCCCCTCTGGTGCCTCAACACACATTACGAGTGGAATCCCTATTTCATTGCGAGAACCCTCGGGAACCCTTGGCGCACCTGGTACTGGTTCTTGTGCAATGAGCCGATTGCATCCTGGGCCACAGGTGCACCAAAGGAGTCGCTCTCGATGGTGTCACGAAAAATTGATGCTCAGTACTGGCAAAGACAGTGCGAGCTTCACTTCCCGGCTACACATGGCGAGAAGTACGGCAgcgccaagggcaagacACCTACCACTCTGAACGAAGAGACTGGTGGCTGGCTGCGGAACTCGACGCGTGTGATCTGGACGAGCGG TGAATTTGACCCCTGGAGAGGAACAAGCATGTCCAGCGAAATTAGAACAGGCGGTGTGCTGCAGTCCACCGACAGCGTTTCGgtcttcctcatcaagaaCGCTGTGCACGGCGATGACGCATTCACCACTCGTGCGCTTGGGAACCTCAACATTAAGCCTAACCCAGAGGTTGTCAAGGTGCAGGAGCAGTCTGTTTTGATTGTGAAGAAGTGGGTGGCTGAGTATTATGCGAAGCAGAGCAGCCAGAAATAG
- the LYS2 gene encoding large subunit of alpha-aminoadipate reductase (BUSCO:EOG092603D0; antiSMASH:Cluster_1; COG:Q; SMCOG1002:AMP-dependent synthetase and ligase; EggNog:ENOG503NWTQ), whose product MSPLPDPTIDLDWSGYVGSIQEHFRAQAEAHPDRTCVVETKSSTTPERRFTYRQIYEASNTLAWHLHNAGVTNGDVVMIWAHRSVDLVVALMGILASGATMTVLDPAYPPARQKIYLEVSQPRALLRIGRATDENGPLAPLVQQYIDDELQLKAEVPDLRLRDDGFLYGGEVDGKDIFASVRGSVSAPPDVLVGPDSNPTLSFTSGSEGRPKGVLGRHFSLVKYFGWMAERFNLSSESKYTLLSGIAHDPVQRDIFTPLFLGAQLLVPSREDIQHEKLAEWMREHKPTVTHLTPAMGQILVGGASAEFPSLENVFFVGDVLTTRDCRALRKLAINANIINMYGTTETQRAVSYYEIPSRAREPDYLDKLKDTVPAGTGMQNVQLLVVNRENRAEQCKVGEVGEIFVRAAGLAEGYLGDPALNEQKFLMNWFVDNEKWVEADAKASKNEPWRKYYKGPRDRLYRTGDLGRYLESGDVECVGRADDQVKIRGFRIELNDIDSNLSQNPLIRDCKTLVRRDRNEEPTLVSYIVPESKEWARWLHDRGLADVEDEGVEMGPVTVYLKKYRRMQTEVRDHLSTRLPTYAVPTIYIVLSKLPLNPNGKVDKPNLPFPDIAELVEDASEDDLQNWESLTETERTVAQFWADLIRGLNPKAIKRENGFFDLGGHSLLAQQFLLNVRKGLNADVSINTLYEHPSLAGFSAQIDKLLSNEAGSVTAEAGEAAYSKSLDELLQQLPAKYQSADRAALDSAEQLTIFLTGATGFLGSYLVQEILSRTVKTVKLIAHVRGAKESSAALVRLQRSLQGYGLWKDEWTGRLSAVVGDLSQPQLGIDDATWKTLADEADVVIHNGATVHWVKRYQDMMAANVLSTIDAMRLCNEGKPKVFSFVSSTSVLDTDYYIKLSEDSTRTGQGAILESDDMNGSSTGLGTGYGQSKWVSEQLVREAGRRGLVGSVVRPGYILGDSETGVCNVDDFLIRMLKGCIQLQSRPHIINTVNAVPVNHVARVVVASALNPLTGDADGNVHVVHVTAHPRYRMNEYLASLEFYGYNAPEITYEDWKQKLEQFVSAGSLEKDSEQHALMPLFHFCMNDLPANTRAPEMDDRNAVAILKADADKWTDVDDSTGHGVNRDDVGKYLSYLSAIKFIGLPTERGRPLPKLKQETLESLAVGAAGGRGAAH is encoded by the exons ATGAGCCCATTACCAGACCCCACCATCGACCTTGACTGGTCAGGGTACGTTGGTTCGATCCAGGAGCACTTCCGCGCGCAAGCCGAAGCTCACCCCGACCGCACTTGCGTTGTCGAGACCAAGtcgtccaccacccccgagagACGATTCACCTATCGCCAGATTTATGAGGCCTCAAACACTCTAGCATGGCACCTCCACAATGCCGGCGTTACCAATGGGGACGTTGTCATGATTTGGGCCCATCGATCAGTAGACTTGGTCGTGGCCCTGATGGGTATTTTG GCTTCCGGCGCGACAATGACTGTCCTTGATCCTGCCTACCCTCCAGCGAGACAGAAGATCTACCTCGAGGTTTCTCAGCCCCGCGCCCTACTGAGAATTGGGCGTGCCACAGATGAGAACGGCCCCTTGGCCCCATTGGTACAACAGTACATTGATGATGAGCTCCAGCTCAAGGCCGAGGTCCCCGACCTCAGACTCCGTGATGACGGCTTCTTATACGGCGGTGAAGTGGACGGCAAGGACATCTTTGCCAGCGTCAGAGGATCCGTCTCTGCGCCACCAGACGTCCTGGTAGGACCTGACTCCAACCCCACACTCTCCTTCACTTCTGGCAGTGAAGGTAGACCCAAGGGTGTTTTGGGCAGGCATTTCAGCTTGGTCAAGTACTTTGGCTGGATGGCCGAGCGGTTTAACCTCTCCTCAGAGAGCAAATACACTCTGCTTTCTGGCATTGCTCACGATCCGGTCCAGCGCGACATCTTcactccccttttcctcggCGCACAGCTCCTGGTGCCATCAAGAGAAGACATCCAGCACGAGAAGCTGGCCGAATGGATGCGCGAACACAAGCCTACCGTCACCCATCTTACCCCTGCCATGGGTCAGATCCTGGTAGGTGGAGCATCGGCTGAGTTCCCCAGCCTCGAGAACGTCTTCTTTGTCGGTGACGTTCTCACCACTAGGGACTGCCGCGCCCTCAGAAAACTGGCCATCAATGCCAACATCATTAACATGTACGGCACAACTGAGACGCAAAGAGCTGTCAGTTACTACGAAATTCCCAGCCGTGCCAGGGAGCCTGACTATCtggacaagctcaaggaCACTGTTCCGGCTGGTACCGGTATGCAAAATGTCCAGTTGCTAGTTGTCAACCGCGAAAACAGAGCGGAGCAGTGCAAggtgggcgaggttggtgagatCTTTGTCCGTGCGGCGGGCCTTGCCGA GGGCTACCTCGGTGACCCGGCGCTCAACGAGCAGAAGTTCTTGATGAACTGGTTTGTTGACAACGAGAAGTGGGTTGAGGCTGATGCCAAGGCCAGCAAGAACGAACCATGGAGAAAGTATTACAAGGGGCCAAGGGACAGATTGTACCGCACCGGTGATCTGGGTCGTTACCTCGAATCTGGCGATGTCGAGTGCGTCGGGCGTGCTGACGACCAAGTCAAGATTCGCGGCTTCCGTATCGAACTGAACGATATCGACAGCAACTTGAGCCAAAACCCACTCATCCGCGACTGCAAAACTCTCGTTCGGAGAGATCGTAACGAAGAGCCCACGCTTGTCAGCTACATTGTTCCTGAGAGCAAGGAGTGGGCTCGCTGGCTCCATGACCGGGGATTGGCtgatgttgaagatgagggtGTGGAGATGGGTCCCGTCACAGTCTACTTGAAGAAGTACAGACGGATGCAAACGGAGGTTCGCGACCATTTGTCCACACGACTCCCGACATACGCTGTCCCAACCATCTACATTGTTCTCAGCAAGCTTCCGCTGAACCCCAATGGCAAGGTTGACAAGCCCAACCTTCCTTTCCCCGATATTGCTGAACTTGTTGAGGACGCTTCTGAGGATGATCTCCAGAACTGGGAGTCGCTCACTGAGACCGAAAGGACTGTGGCACAGTTCTGGGCCGACCTCATCCGTGGCTTGAACCCCAAGGCTATCAAGAGAGAAAACGGTTTCTTCGACCTCGGTGGTCACAGTTTGCTGGCTCAGCAGTTTCTGCTCAACGTGCGCAAGGGTCTCAACGCCGATGTGTCGATCAACACACTCTACGAACACCCTAGCCTTGCAGGATTCAGTGCTCAGATCGACAAGCTCCTTTCTAACGAGGCAGGCAGTGTAACAGCTGAAGCTGGAGAGGCCGCTTATTCCAAGTCTTTGGACGAGCTTCTGCAGCAGCTTCCTGCCAAGTACCAGTCGGCTGACCGTGCAGCGCTTGACTCTGCAGAGCAGTTGACGATCTTCCTGACTGGTGCCACCGGCTTCTTGGGCTCATATCTTGTCCAAGAAATCCTTAGCCGTACCGTCAAGACCGTCAAGCTCATTGCTCATGTTCGTGGCGCCAAGGAATCTTCGGCGGCTCTTGTCAGACTTCAGCGGTCTCTGCAGGGGTATGGACTGTGGAAGGATGAGTGGACCGGGAGGCTGAGTGCGGTCGTGGGTGACCTGTCTCAACCCCAGCTTGGCATTGACGATGCCACCTGGAAGACCCTGGCGGACGAGGCTGATGTCGTCATTCACAACGGCGCCACTGTCCATTGGGTTAAGAGATACCAAGACATGATGGCGGCCAACGTTTTGTCGACCATTGATGCCATGAGACTTTGCAATGAGGGCAAGCCTAAGGTCTTCTCTTTTGTCAGCTCCACCAGTGTGCTTGACACAGACTACTACATCAAGCTGTCCGAGGACTCCACCAGGACTGGCCAGGGTGCCATCTTGGAAAGCGATGACATGAATGGCAGCAGCACTGGGCTAGGCACTGGCTATGGTCAATCCAAGTGGGTGTCTGAGCAGCTTGTTCGTGAAGCAGGCAGACGCGGTCTTGTCGGTTCGGTTGTCCGTCCCGGCTACATCCTCGGAGATTCAGAGACTGGTGTTTGCAACGTGGACGATTTCTTGATCCGCATGCTGAAGGGCTGCATCCAGCTGCAGTCGCGCccacacatcatcaacaccgtcaacGCCGTCCCTGTCAACCACGTTGCGCGTGTGGTGGTCGCCTCTGCCCTGAACCCTCTTACCGGTGACGCGGATGGCAATGTCCATGTTGTCCATGTCACGGCGCATCCCCGTTACCGCATGAACGAGTATCTTGCCTCTCTCGAGTTTTACGGCTACAATGCGCCAGAAATCACCTACGAGGACTGGAAGCAAAAGCTCGAACAGTTCGTCAGCGCTGGTTCGCTTGAGAAGGATTCGGAGCAGCATGCTCTGATGCCCCTATTCCATTTCTGCATGAATGACCTGCCCGCCAACACCCGTGCCCCCGAAATGGACGACAGGAACGCTGTTGCCATTCTCAAGGCTGATGCTGACAAGTGGACCGATGTCGATGACAGCACTGGCCATGGTGTCAACAgggatgatgttggcaagTACCTCAGCTATTTGTCTGCGATCAAGTTTATTGGGCTTCCTACCGAGAGGGGTAGGCCACTGCCCAAGCTCAAGCAGGAGACTCTGGAGTCTTTGGCTGTGGGCGCTGCTGGTGGTCGTGGAGCCGCTCACTAA
- a CDS encoding uncharacterized protein (antiSMASH:Cluster_1): MQEQKRLLQDPVLRRSSRTRWAEILLGRHMLHRQIRQHRSSARP, from the coding sequence ATgcaagaacaaaagaggcTACTCCAAGATCCAGTTTTGCGGAGATCAAGCCGGACGCGATGGGCTGAAATTCTTCTGGGTCGACACATGCTGCATCGACAAATCCGACAGCACCGAAGTTCAGCGCGCCCTTAA
- the URE2 gene encoding Transcriptional regulator ure2 (EggNog:ENOG503NYFG; SMCOG1193:glutathione S-transferase; antiSMASH:Cluster_1; COG:O), with protein sequence MAATLNPPKPIRVWLTPPGPNGWKTIFLLEELSLNYEFKSFRFDDVKKPPFIDINPNGRIPAIEDPNTGLTLWESGAINQYLIEQYDTEKRLTFDDVINRNLCNQFLQFQMSGQGPYYGQCGWFQHLHAEKIQSAIDRYSNEIKRVLGVLEIVLSKKGEYEQWLVGDKMTYADMAFVPWNFRLSEVLMQLWDEVFEGTPRVRAWHEKMVELPSWKRAMEHRARLMDEQGLQWNGVPKGIETFIEYEEKIEKGEMKYD encoded by the exons ATGGCTGCTACTCTCAACCCTCCTAAACCCATCCGTGTATGGCTCACCC CACCGGGCCCCAATGGCTGGAAAACCATTTTCCTCCTTGAGGAACTCTCCCTTAACTACGAGTTCAAATCGTTCCGCTTCGATGACGTGAAGAAACCCCCTTTCATAgacatcaaccccaacggcCGCATCCCGGCCATCGAAGACCCCAACACCGGTCTCACCCTTTGGGAGTCGGGAGCCATCAACCAGTACCTCATCGAGCAATACGACACGGAGAAGCGTCTCACATTTGACGATGTCATCAACCGCAACCTCTGCAACCAGTTCCTCCAGTTCCAGATGAGCGGCCAAGGACCCTATTACGGTCAGTGCGGCTGGTTCCAGCATTTACATGCTGAGAAGATTCAGTCGGCTATTGATAGGTATTCCAATGAGATCAAGCgtgtgttgggggtgttAGAGATTGTTTTGTCGAAGAAAGGGGAGTATGAACAGTGGCTGGTCGGGGACAAGATGACGTATGCTGATATGGCGTTTGTGCCTTGGAATTTTCGGTTGAGCGAGGTGCTGATGCAGTTGTGGGATGAGGTCTTCGAGGGAACACCGCGTGTTCGGGCCTGGCATGAAAAGATGGTCGAGCTGCCgagttggaagagggctATGGAACATCGTGCGAGACTCATGGATGAGCAAGGGCTGCAGTGGAATGGTGTGCCAAAGGGGATCGAGACATTTATTGAGTACGAGGAGAagattgagaagggggagatgaagtaTGACTAG
- a CDS encoding uncharacterized protein (COG:O; EggNog:ENOG503Q3DQ; antiSMASH:Cluster_1): MKLSLGTVAAVVGVVNAAFPTDIVYYWVDQSAVVVNATGGLSSPPSGWYTAVVQGAVYEAAVNSKRESLEFQQLAISHAAHDAILWVYHGSRQYAPVDAALRAVIPIIGLDPNSSKGKQAAKIGQAAAAKVAKARADDNLVNFVDFTFGPKQPGVYQPTPGGAPLPDTPQARFTRPFAALGDITRFRSPPPPKTDSAEYEADFLFVKSVGAVNSANRSAYDTDTAYFWRESSVTGWNRFAGAIVGSKLDKKPLESAKFYAQLNYAIANAGFASWDVKYAYQGWRPVTAVHYPDVWLKSGRNETDTNWVPLLRPTPSHPDYVSTHSTFGSAAAHVIKAWNKGDRIDATWSSNVTLDNRGVITRRYTSVQFANEENSISRQFGGIHFKFAGTEGLKLGDKVAEATLKVFDKNWDKF, encoded by the exons ATGAAGCTCTCCCTCGGGACCGTTGCCGCGGTCGTGGGTGTAGTCAATGCGGCTTTTCCGACGGATATTGTCTACTACTG GGTTGACCAGTCCGCCGTGGTAGTTAATGCCACCGGTGGtctttcttcccctccctccggTTGGTACACAGCCGTCGTCCAGGGTGCCGTCTACGAAGCAGCCGTGAACTCCAAGCGTGAGAGTCTCGAGTTCCAACAGCTCGCCATCTCTCACGCCGCTCACGACGCCATCCTCTGGGTCTACCATGGCTCCCGCCAGTACGCCCCCGTTGACGCCGCTCTCCGCGccgtcatccccatcatcggTCTCGACCCCAACTCCAGCAAGGGCAAGCAAGCCGCCAAGATCGGCcaagctgccgccgccaaggtAGCAAAGGCTCGCGCCGACGACAATCTCGTCAACTTTGTCGACTTCACCTTCGGCCCGAAGCAGCCCGGAGTCTACCAGCCCACCCCCGGCGGCGCTCCCCTCCCAGACACCCCCCAAGCCCGCTTCACCCGCCCATTTGCCGCCCTGGGCGACATCACCCGCTtccgctcccctccccctcccaagacCGACTCGGCCGAGTACGAAGCCGACTTTTTGTTCGTCAAGTCCGTCGGCGCTGTCAATTCCGCCAACCGCTCCGCCTACGATACCGACACGGCCTACTTCTGGCGCGAGTCCTCCGTCACGGGCTGGAACCGCTTCGCCGGCGCCATCGTCGGCtccaagctcgacaagaaaCCCCTCGAGTCGGCCAAGTTCTACGCCCAGCTCAACTACGCCATCGCCAACGCCGGCTTCGCCTCCTGGGACGTCAAGTACGCCTACCAAGGCTGGCGTCCGGTCACGGCCGTTCACTACCCTGATGTTTGGCTCAAGTCGGGGAGGAACGAGACTGATACCAACTGGGTTCCCCTCTTGAGACCTACTCCTTCCCACCCGGACTATGTATCTACCCACTCTACTTTTGGGAGCGCCGCGGCGCATGTGATCAAGGCGTGGAATAAGGGGGACAGGATCGATGCCACGTGGAGTAGCAATGTTACTCTGGATAATAGGGGTGTGATTACAAGGCGGTACACGAGTGTGCAGTTTGCGAATGAGGAGAACAGTATCAGCAGGCAGTTTGGTGGT ATTCACTTCAAGTTTGCAGGCACGGAGGGTTTGAAGCTCGGTGACAAGGTTGCTGAGGCTACGCTGAAGGTGTTTGACAAGAACTGGGACAAGTTCTAA
- a CDS encoding uncharacterized protein (antiSMASH:Cluster_1) — MPCLFSPPIMPATPAAAATTATIYPVSLAAPAVLALVDVPVSSAGSSVSVSSAGIPVPVVEASVSVGTVRVRVIISVAGSVAVIPNTRLYALKQSSSLSMNANQSRPTSRGHFSEHVCAASDTTGRSEEYQERADVRYLSYSSLPITVAGG, encoded by the exons ATGCCTTGCTTGTTTTCAC CGCCCATCAtgccagcaacaccagccgCAGCggccaccacagcaaccatATACCCAGTCTCCCTGGCAGCGCCAGCAGTACTGGCGCTCGTCGACGTCCCCGTCTCCTCGGCAGGTTCCTCAGTTTCGGTCTCCTCAGCAGGTATCCCCGTCCCTGTGGTCGAAGCCTCCGTCTCAGTGGGAACAGTGCGTGTCCGTGTGATAATCTCCGTGGCGGGCTCCGTGGCGGTAATCCCCAACACAAGGCTGTACGCCTTGAAACAATCTTCTTCATTGTCAATGAACGCCAACCAAAGCAGACCCACCTCCCGGGGCCACTTCAGCGAACATGTCTGCGCAGCCTCGGATACAACAGGACGGAGCGAAGAATACCAGGAAAGAGCCGATGTTCGGTATCTATCGTATTCTTCGCTGCCGATAACAGTTGCAGGGGGGTAA